The following coding sequences are from one Asterias amurensis chromosome 8, ASM3211899v1 window:
- the LOC139941059 gene encoding golgin subfamily A member 7-like — protein sequence MAGASYAAQPMAMESIQRQPHPIGKVFVQRDYSDGMVVKFQTKLPLDINDRVDQKTFETTIHRLNEIYGTAESLKLRVFCEGCLACLTGYLALICLETHYAKHVKEAATYIQTMNEEVFGPRGLIIVDPYERGLRVIEIAILPQERG from the exons ATGGCGGGTGCTAGTTACGCTGCGCAA ccaaTGGCCATGGAGAGTATACAGCGGCAGCCCCATCCAATCGGCAAAGTTTTCGTCCAAAGAGATTACTCTGATGGCATGGTGGTTAAATTCCAGACCAAACTGCCTCTAGATATTAATGACAGG GTGGATCAGAAGACTTTTGAGACCACTATTCACCGTCTGAATGAAATCTACGGCACTGCTGAATCGCTAAAACTACGGGTATTCTGTGAAGGCTGCTTGGCTTGCTTGACTGGCTACCTGGCTCTCATATGTCTAGAAACACATTATGCAAAG CATGTGAAAGAAGCAGCGACATACATCCAAACAATGAACGAGGAGGTCTTCGGTCCCAGGGGGCTCATTATAGTTGACCCCTATGAACGTGGGCTCAGAGTC ATCGAGATTGCAATTCTACCCCAAGAAAGAGGCTGA
- the LOC139941112 gene encoding BCL2/adenovirus E1B 19 kDa protein-interacting protein 3-like: protein MATNSPRRHGEESLNDSWVVFNQEGGDGNRPHSIYNGNMEKLLMEAQRESRSTSRGSSQGGSPKGPPSPNGSGANSAPGSTYSNGSDRSQTAPLLPGSSTAVGHGTEWIWDWSSRPEPLPPKEFRFKHPDHTRLSIRKSKAMKSNFLSAEVLSVFIPSLILTNLLTLGLGIYIGLRVISPRSS from the exons ATGGCTACTAATTCACCACGAAGACATGGAGAGGAATCGTTAAATG ATTCCTGGGTAGTTTTCAATCAGGAAGGAGGTGATGGCAACAGACCTCACTCTATTTACAATGGTAACATGGAGAAGCTGTTGATGGAAGCTCAGAGGGAGTCAAGATCAACATCAAGGGGAAGTTCACAGGGAGGAAG CCCCAAAGGTCCACCCAGTCCGAATGGCAGTGGTGCCAACAGTGCCCCAGGGTCTACCTACAGCAATGGCTCAGACAGATCACAG ACCGCTCCTCTTCTACCCGGCTCTAGTACTGCTGTGGGTCATGGTACAGAGTGGATTTGGGATTGGTCCAGCAGGCCGGAACCACTCCCTCCAAA GGAGTTTCGTTTCAAGCATCCTGACCACACCCGGCTGAGTATCCGCAAGTCCAAAGCGATGAAAAGTAACTTCTTATCAGCTGAAGTCCTGAGTGTGTTCATTCCGTCCCTCATCCTCACCAATTTACTCACCTTGGGACTTGG TATCTACATTGGCCTGCGTGTTATTTCCCCACGATCAAGTTGA
- the LOC139941000 gene encoding uncharacterized protein produces the protein MDELQSSIHSHCDSCFKLWCNEQEKEGVSCLNISCSQDCGSRLHTCKLNDHLTRCPNTRIECFNKNKGCPATMLRKESAKHLIHCPAFVVMCGVEFRKDELLRHFQSDGEHDQKCSPILAEKIARHKAAERLGEESEYDLNIPADNWTVSNEDRIRIQEEKKKKRDEAMRTYGTLLIKPTLSRPNNDLWKVPWEGKERLLSEVMETSTDPTSPLPAEGDQAAMLSPLSPQPDQLLWQPTLETLPFTVLKNIGRFLDAQGLTAMSMTSHFMRRVCASLLQERGMVTTGWERQVDDTWVEAQKIWYFAAASTSD, from the exons ATGGATGAATTACAATCATCCATTCACAGCCATTGTGATAGCTGTTTCAAGTTGTGGTGCAATGAACAGGAAAAAGAGGGTGTGTCATGTCTGAACATTAGCTGCTCCCAAGACTGCGGATCTCGACTACACACTTGTAAACTGAATGACCATCTAACTCGGTGCCCCAACACCCGGATTGAGTGTTTCAACAAGAACAAGGGTTGCCCAGCCACCATGCTGCGTAAAGAGTCGGCCAAACATCTCATTCACTGCCCAGCCTTTGTTGTCATGTGTGGAGTG GAATTTCGAAAGGATGAGCTGCTGAGGCACTTCCAGTCTGATGGCGAACATGATCAAAAATGCTCTCCCATCCTTGCTGAGAAGATCGCCAGACACAAAGCAGCGGAGAGACTTGGTGAAGAGTCGGAGTATGATCTCAACATCCCGGCTGATAACTGGACGGTCTCTAACGAAGATCGCATCAGAATTCAggaggagaagaagaagaagagagatGAAGCAATGAGGACGTACGGAACCCTCTTGATTAAACCGACCCTTAGCAGACCCAATAATGACCTCTGGAAGGTCCCGTGGGAGGGTAAGGAACGCCTCTTATCAGAAGTCATGGAAACATCGACCGATCCAACATCTCCTTTGCCAGCAGAAGGTGACCAGGCGGCCATGCTGTCCCCACTGAGCCCACAGCCTGATCAACTGCTCTGGCAACCTACTCTTGAAACATTACCATTCACTGTTCTTAAGAATATCGGACGGTTCCTTGACGCTCAGGGTCTCACGGCGATGTCGATGACATCACACTTCATGCGTCGGGTTTGTGCTAGTTTGCTTCAAGAACGAGGTATGGTGACCACAGGATGGGAGAGACAGGTGGATGACACATGGGTAGAGGCACAAAAG ATATGGTACTTTGCTGCTGCCTCTACCAGCGACTGA